A window of Limosilactobacillus sp. WILCCON 0051 genomic DNA:
CGGATGCCAGTCAAGATTCTGCCAGTCAGACCAGCGCTGCCGCATCCAGCGCCAGCCAGGCCAGTGCCGCAAGTACCACTAGTGCGCAAGCGACTTCTGAAAGTTCTGCTTCAGCTGCCAGTGCCGTTGCCAGCACCGCCATTCAAGCCAGCTCCGCTGCTGAATCAGCTACGGCTGCTGCATCCAGCGTCAGCGCTGCCAGTTCCAGCAATGCGGCTCAAAGTGCGGCTGCCACTCAGACCAGTGATGCTGCATCCAGTTCCAGCCAAGCAGCCGCCGCAACTACGACTTTAGCGGCTGCCAATACCGACACTGCCAGCAATCAGGTCGACTTGAGCTCGCTTTACTTCAGCAGCAATGCCAAGTCGCAAAACTTCATCGAAAGCGTGGCGCAAGGTGCCATCAATGGCTGGACCAAGTATGGCGTTCTGCCTTCAGTTACCGTTGCCCAGGCTATCTTGGAAAGCGGCTGGGGACAATCAGCGCTTTCCACGCAAGCTCACAACCTGTTTGGGATCAAGGGCAGCTACAACGGTCAGTATGTTACGATGCAGACGCGGGAGGTCTACAATGGTCAAAGCTACTACATCTATGACAACTTCCGTAAATACGCCAACAACTCTGAATCCGTTGAAGATCACGGCAACTTCCTTTACAGCAACAGCCGCTACGCCAACCTGCTGGGCGATCAGTCCTATGCCAGCGTAGCGCGCAAGCTGCAGGCAGACGGCTATGCTACCGATCCATCATATGCCTCATCTTTGATCAAGCTGGTAGAGATGTACAATCTGACTCAGCTTGACAACATCGCCTTTTCTGGCAAGCAGCCCGTTATCAACAACAAGAATGACTACAACTACTCCAACAGTGGCAATGCCGACAGCTCCAACGGCTACTACACCGTTCAAAGCGGCGACACGCTGTCTGGAATTGCCTTGAAGTTCTCCACGACTTCCAGTACGCTGGCACAATTGAACAGTATTTCTAATCCGAACCTGATTTATGTTGGCCAACGCCTGCTGGTCAACCAGAGCAGCAGCTCAAACTCCAGCTCCTCCAGCCAGTCCAGTTCTGCTACGACGAACACGGAAGCATCAGCTGCCAGCTACACCGTTAAATCAGGCGACACGCTGTCTACCATTGCCAGCCAGTATAATACGACGGTTAACCAGATCGTTTCGCTTAACCAGCTGAGCAATCCAAATCTGATCTATGTTGGTCAAGTCTTGAAGCTTAAAAACAGCCAGACAACCAACTCGTCATCATCATCATCGTCGACTGCTGCAACGACTGCCGGTACGTATACCGTTAAGGCTGGCGATACGCTGTCTGCCATTGCATCTCGCTACAGTACTTCCAGCAGTACGCTGGCTTCACTGAATTCATTGAGCAATCCCAACTTGATTTATGTTGGTCAAGTTCTTAAAGTCAGCTCAAATGCCTCGACCAATAGCTCAACCAGTTCTTCAGCAAACAGTACTGTAACGACTGCCGCTTCCTACACGGTCAAGGCTGGCGACACATTATCTGCCATCGCTGCCAAATACGGGACGACCTATCAGGCACTGGCTTCAGCCAACAGCATCAGCAACCCGAATGACATTTACGTGGGTCAGGTAATCAAGGTCAGCGCCACGGCAACTGCCACCAGTTCTCAGACTGCTTCTTCAGCCAGCAGCAACGGCAGCTACACGGTCAAGTCCGGCGACACGCTTTATGGCATCGCCTTGGCCAATGGCTTAAACTGGCAGACGCTGGCCAAGCAAAACGGCATCAGCGATCCAAACGTCATTTTCGTTGGTCAGAAGCTGAGCCTGTAATTCATCGTATTTGAAGCTTAACAGCCAGTCGGATTAGTTTCCGTCTGGCTGTTTTACCAAAATCATTTTTAGCATTTGACGCACCGTTTTGCGCTGCTTGAAATTTAAATGGCAGCGACCTATTATTGAAAGCATAACGTTTAGTACATCGTTACCAAGAAAGTAAGTGGTGTTGTGATCAATTACCGTTCAATGGAAATCGAAGACCTGGATGAAATCAGCCGTCTGTTCAAGCTCTTAGGACATCCCAAACGACTGCAGCTGCTGTATCTGCTGATTCAGCATTCAATGAGCGTTTCCGAAATCAGCAAAGCCTTAAACTGGGAACAGTCAGCCGTTTCTCATCAACTGCAGCTGCTGCGCAAATATGGGCTGGTTAAGCAGATTCGGCATGGCAAAACCATCATTTATCATTTACAGGACCCTAAAGTCATGACTTTGATTGCCGATGTCGTCAGTCATGCTGAAAAAATCGTTAAATCATCATAAAAAAACGCACTGGAAAAAATCCAGTGCGCTTTTTAGTCTTCGGTCATGTGTTCTTTAATCAAACGATTGATTGCCTGAGCATCTTCATTATTTTTACTGATGGTCAAAAGCGTATCATTGCCGGCAAGCGTACCAACGACTTCCGGAAGCTGCGCGTTATCGAACAGACCAGCCAGCACGGTTGCATAATTGGAGTTCAATGTCGTTTGAATAACATTGATGAATTGAACGTTGGTAACCTTCTCAACGTTATGACTGATGCCATCAAACAGCCGCTGATATTCATCCGCATGAGTATGCAGGATTGAATAGTAGGTATGTCCATGCTGATCACTAACCTTGACGATGTTCAGAGCGTGAATATCGCGAGAAATCGTGGCTTGGGTAGCATCAATGCCATGCTCAGCCAACATTGCCAACAAATCATGCTGCGTGTTGATCCGCTGCTGCGTTACCAGTTCTTGAATCAATTGACGTCTTTCTTTACGATCCATTGTACCCCTCCAACATGCATAATAATTCACTGGTTTTATAATACTATGAAATGAAAGTACTTAAAAGCCAGTCTGTCGTTTTTATTCGGCTTTTTTCAGCTGGTGCTTGAATATTATGCAATCAATCGGCCGCCAAAGCTTTGATCGGATTTAATCTAGCGGCGCGCCGGGCTGGCAATAAGGCCGCCAGAAAAGCAATCAGCAAGGCGCTAACCAAAGCAAACAAGACGTTGCCCAGTGAAATCTGAACGATATCGTACTTGATCAGATGATACAGTTCATGATTCAAGATCAGCTGCGCGCCATACGCCAGGACCAAAGCCAAAATTGCCGCGAAAAAGCCGATAAACAATGATTCAGCGGTAAACAGACGCCTGATGTCCACCTTGCGTTCACCTAACGCCCGCAGCACGCCGATCTCCTTGGTTCGTTCTGAAACCGACATGTACATGGTTACGATAATCATCAAAGCCGATACCAATAAGGAGATCCCGGCAATTGCTGCCAAGACGATTGTTGCCAGTTGAACATAGGTGTTGACCGTCTTGAGCATCGAGCCAACCGTAATTGCGCCTAAAATTCGCTTGTTGGTCTTTGCATCTCGCAGATTATTGATCTTAGCCGCCGTCTTATCAACCTGGTCCAGCGATTTTACGCTGACGGCAGCATAGTTGGGCTGCGTTGACGCACCGCTTTCATTGAGCATGCTCTTGATTGTCTGATAGCTCATCGCCGTGGTTGCCGAAACTCCCGAAGTAAAGCCGACTACCTTCACGTTCCGCGTTGACTGCGTTGGCTGGCCGTCAGCATTGACCCAGTTAAACGTGATCGTCACGGTTTGATTCAACAAGCGCTGATAATGCTTTGCGCCTGCCAGCTGAATCGCCTGCTGCTTATTTAAAACAATCTGATTGGCATGCGGTATGTGACCTTTTTTGATTGAGTTCGTGGTATAGGCCTTGCTCCAGCTGTTAAGATTGGTACCGCTTTGCACCTTGTCTTGATAGTTTATCTTATAGGCCGCAATTGAGTACCCCGGCTGAACCTTTGCTACGTCGGCAATGTTTTTCAAGCGGTTCAAGTCTTGATTTTTCAAAAACATTGCCTGCGGATTGGCTGCCATGTTCTGCATTGAAGCCTGCAGCTGATCCTGATTCATCTTTTTGCCGTTGGTATTGCGCAGAACCGTAATAACCTGTGGATTAGCCAGCGAATTGATCTGATTTTCAATGTAGCCGTTGACGCCATTACCCAGACCACTGAACAGCAGCACAGCAAACAAACCAATCGCCGTTCCCAGCATAATCAGCGAGTTGCGCCAAAAATTATATTTAAAATGCTTAAAAGCCGTCTTAAAGCTGGCCAATGCCGGTAACGGACGCGAATTAAGCTGCGTGGGTTCCTGCGGCAGATCATAGGCTGGCCGCAAGCGCTGATCGCCATCAATAACGCCATCTGCCAAATGAACGATCCGTGTCCCATGGTTGGCAACGTCTTGAGAGTGGGTTACCGCGATAACGAGCTTGCCGTCTTTAGCAATGCTGTCCAGCAATTCCAATACTTCCTGCGTATTCTGCCGATCTAAGGCTCCAGTCGGCTCATCAGCGATAATGACTTGCGGATCGCTTGCCAAGGCTCGGGCAATGGCAACGCGCTGTTTTTGACCGCCGGATAGCTGATGAGGGTATTTACGCAGCTGATCTTTCAGGCCAACTTTTTCTAACAGCGATACTGCACGCTTTTTGCGGTCTTCTGCCGTTAGATCCGTCATATCCAAAGAAATCAGCACGTTTTCTAGAACCGTCAGATGCGCGATCAGGTTATAGGCTTGGTAGATATAGCCAATCGTTGCCCGCCGGTAGTTATCCATCTGTTTTTCCTGCCGATGATCCAGCTTTTGGCCATCAACAATGACTTCACCATCAAATTCACGATCCAGTCCGCCAATGATGTTCATCAGCGTCGATTTGCCGCCCCCGGATTCTCCAAGGATTGAGACAAATTCTCCCCGTTCAAATTCAAGATTGATCCCTTTTAGAACCGGAAACTCTTCTTTTCCCAGGAAATATGACTTATGGATATCATGAAGCTCCAAATATGCCATAAAAAACTCCTTACATTCTGCTGTCTTCAAAAACTGTCTCTCAAATTGTAAAAGATCCAGTCTATTCGGGCAATTATTCTTGTCGGCCTGTAAAGCAAAAACGCATTACTCCAGTCATTGACCGGCATAATGCGCTTTAATATAAAATCAGCAGTTATCTAAGCATTCAACGGCTGCTCGGTCATCTTGCCATCCATAATCTGATAGATGCGATCGGCAAAATCCTTTAACCGCAAATCGTGAGTAACAACGACCACTGCCTTGTCATACTGCTTTGCCATTTCCTTCATCAAGCGTCCTACGACTTTAACCCGTTCACTGTCCAAGGCAGCCGTTGGTTCATCAGCCAGGATAATTGCCGGATCGGTATACAGCGCACGGGCAATGGCGACCCGCTGATTTTGTCCGCCTGAAAGCTCATCGGGAAATTTATTGACCAGCTGATCGATCCCCAGTTCCTGCAGCAGTTTCTCAAGCCGATCTGGACTAAGGTTTCCTTTATGAACACGATCAACCAGGGCAAACTGATCCGCAACGCTCAGATAGGAAAGCAGATTATAGGACTGCAGTACAAACCCGATTTGATTTAAGCGAATCTCGTCTCGCTGCTTTTCGGAAAATCGACTGATGTCTTGACCATCAATCAGCACCTGCCCGCTGGTTGGCCGCTGCAGACCACCGGCAATCGTCAAAAAAGTACTCTTGCCTGATCCAGAGGGCCCTAAAACCAAGCTTAGTTCGCCACTGTGCGCCTTGAAGCTGACGTCTGAAAGCACCTGAACCTTGCTGATGCCCGTCCCATAGTCTTTGTTAATGTTTTTTAATTCAATTGCCGTCATCCTGCTCACCTCTATCTCATTGCATCTAAGGGGTCAATTCGGCTGATCATGCGGACCGGCAGCAATGAGCCGGCAACGCCTAAAACAACCAATGCCAGGCTCAAGATCCCAGTCAGCGGCCAATTGATCAGCATTGGCACCGAGCTTGGCATTGCTGCCTTGGAGACGATCATCAGCAGCAATGCGCCAAGCGTACCGCTGACCATCAAGATCACCGCCTGACCAATCGTTGCCCCGATCAGATAAGCTGCCGGAATTCCCTGTGCTCTTAAGACTGCATAGTTGGGAATCTTTTGCATCGTCAGAATATATAGGAAAACGGTGATAACGATCAGCGAGATCACCATCAAAAAGGCGATCATAAACTCAAAGGTCATATTCTGCGCTGCATAGCCGGGCAGTTTGTCAATAAAGGTATGGATGGAGTATTGCTTGAGATTTTTGTTTTTGACCGTCTGCTTCTGATCAGAAAAAATTCCGCTGGCCGCGAACTGATCACCCGTTCCTTTAAGCGTTTGCCAGGTTGTCAGACTGCCATAGACGATTGAGGCGATATTCAGCTTGGCATCTTTGGCAAAACCCACGACTCGATATTTTTGCGCGCTGCCGTTAAGCGTAATCTGATCGCCCAACCGATAGCCTTTGCTCTTTAACCCTTCATCGAGCACGACCTGATTTTTACCATGCGGCTTGTGACCGCTGCTGAGCTTCATTTTCCTTTGGTAGATAAACTGTGAGCTGTCCAGACCAACAAACTGAATCGTCTGCTTGTCAGTCGCTCCCTTGGCTCTTTCAATCACTGCCGGCGTCTGGCCGACTAATGCCTGGTGATCGTTCAGCTCAGGCAGCTCCTGTTTGGCGATCAGCGACTGGCTCAGGCTGATATTAGCATTCTTGTTTAAAACCACGCTCTTGGCGTCCCATGAATCGATTGCGGCCGTATTTTCATTGGCCAGCCCCAGCATCATGCCCATCAGCATAAACATTAAATAGCCGATCAAGACGATCATGCCAATAATCAGACCATATCTTAACTTCTCATGACGAATTTCCTTAACGGCCAGAAACATTTTAATCACCTTCGTTTTCTAATAAGCGCTGCAGAGCCTGCAACAAGCGCTGTAGAATCATTGCCTGTTCAGCGGGAAAATTCAGACACTCCTTGATTGCCTCATGATTGATCGTCATGATGGTCCACTGCAGGGCCGGAATCCTTGAGACTGGGCGCAGCGGCAGCATTCCTTCATTGCACCGCAGATGAAGCTTGATCAGATCATAATAGCGACTGCCATGGACTTTTTGTACGAATTCACGCGTCTGTTCAAAATAGTCCTGAGCACTCATCAGCTGATGTGGCGCAGTTGCCACGTTTTGGTGAATGTCTCGCATTGCCTTGGCATACAGATACTGATAGGCATCTTTTAAGTCGGCAAAATACTTATAGAATGCGCCACGGGCAATTTCAGCCTCTTTAACGATCCGTGCGACCTGTGCCGTTGCCAGTGAATGCTCGCTGAACTCATGCAGCAGCGCCTGCTCGATTTTTTTCTGTTTTTCATGATTTAGATTTTCAAAAGTACTGGTTGGCATCTGAATTCCCCTCCCTGTCAAGTGACACCGTGTCAACTACCATGTGATCATACCGCGATAGTGACACCGTGTCAACTTTAGGAGATAAAAAAACAGCCGTCATTTTGACGACCGTTTTGAACATTTTATCTAAAGGAGTTAGGCTTCTTCGCCGCCAACCTTGACAACGGCTTTGGAAACCTTGCCCAACTTACCGCTGACAAAGTCTTCAACTTCATTAAATGCCAGTTCGTGAGAGAACAGTGGCAATGGATCAACCTTGCCGCTAGCCAGCAGTGCGATTGAATCTTCAAACGTGTATGGGTTGATGAAGGCACCTTGAATCGTCAGTTGCTTCTTGAAGACATCGTAAGTGTTGACAGAGAACTTAGCGTCAGGGTTACCAACACCAAACATCAGTACTTGAGCACCCTTAGCAGCAGCTGCCAGACATTGTTCCTGCGTTTGTGGCAGACCAACGGCTTCAACGACAATGTCAAACGCGTCGGCTGGAATTTCTTCCTTAGTCGTGTTGATCGTCTTAACGCCAAAGTGTTCACGGTTGTTAGCCAGCTTTTCATCAGAGCGGCCAGCCAGCGTTACTTCATGAATACCACGCGCCTTCAGAATCTGTGCAAACAGCTGACCTTCAAAGCCATCCCCCAGAACCAGTGCTTTTTGGTATGGGTGCGTCGTCAGCAGATCAACACCATGCATTGCACAAGAAATTGGTTCAACAACGGCAGCGGCCTTTAAAGAAACGTTGTCAGGAACTTGGTAGACAACCTTGGCAGGAGCAGTAAAGTATTCCTCAAAACCACCGTCACGGGTAACCCCAACGGCATCCAGGTGTTCACACAGTTCTGGACGTGAGGTGCGGCAGTACTTGCATTGACCACAGTAGATGTTAGGGTCAACGGTCACGCGGTCGCCAACCTTGACATTGGTAACGGCATCCCCAACCTTGGCTACGACACCAGAGTTTTCGTGACCCAGTACGATTGGTGGAACGGCTGAAGCAGAGCCTGGCAGACCAGCGTACAGTGCCTTGTCAGTACCACAGATACCAGCGTAGGCCGTGTGAATCAAAACTTCATCTGGCTTGATTTCAGGAACGTCATATTCTTGAACGGCAAGATCCTTAATACCTTGTAATACAAGTGCCTTCATCGATTTATACCTCTTTCTTTGTGAAAACATTAATTTAAATTTTGCCAATAGTATAATCCAGATCTCAAACGTATGTCAACCGGTTATCATCTTTTTTGATAATCGCTTAACATTAAGCAATCGTTTAACTGTATGATAACGCTTGATTTTCAGTGGTTAAAATTTTTTGAAGTTTTCGCGACAAATAATCGTAAGCGTTTCAATATTAAGCATATCAAGACTGCTATCATTTGATTATCAATGTAAAAATGCTGTAAAATACTGTTAGATAGGCATTCTTACATTGCGGGACTTTAATTTTTATGTTAGCCTAACAAAGGTGTTTTATTGCATTAAACGTTTTTTATTGGGTAATGCAAAGTTTAATTAAGAAAGGTGGGTTTACCGTGGATAACAACACGAATGACCAACGCCGCAAGCACAAACTGATTGAGTATGCTAACGGCAAATCACTTGAAGAAATCAACGGCACCGTTGAAGTTCCAAAAGGTAAAGGTTTCTGGAAGACTCTTTTAGCCTATTCTGGACCTGGCGCATTAGTGGCTGTCGGCTATATGGATCCCGGCAACTGGTCTACTTCGATCACTGGTGGTCAGGCATTCGGTTATACTTTAATGACGACCATCCTGATTTCAAGTTTGATTGCGATGCTGCTTCAATACATGGCTGCCAAACTTGGGATCGTGAGTGAAATGGACTTGGCGCAAGCCATTCGAGCTCGTACAGGGAAGGCGCTCGGCATTGTTTTATGGATTATGACCGAGCTTGCAATTATGGCAACCGATATTGCCGAAGTTATTGGGGCGGCCATCGCCTTAAATCTTTTATTCCATATTTCACTAACCGTTGCCGTTTTCATCACGGTGCTGGACGTTCTGGTGCTGCTGCTCTTAACCAAGATCGGGTTCCGCAAGATCGAGGCCATTGTTGTCTGTTTGATTCTGGTTATCCTGTTCGTCTTTGTTTATGAGGTTGCCTTGTCTGATCCGAACTGGGGTGCTGCTTTTGCTGGCCTGCTTCCTTCATCTCAGGCCGTTGCTACCAGTCCGGAACGCTTGGGCATTACTCCTTTATCAGGTTCTTTGGGGATCATTGGGGCAACTGTAATGCCTCACAACCTCTACCTGCACTCGGCTATTTCACAAACGCGCAAGATCGACCACACCAACGCTGAAGACATCAAGCAGACGATTCGCTTTACGGCTTGGGACTCCAACATTCAGCTGTCAGCAGCCTTTTTGGTCAACTGTCTGCTTTTGATCATGGGGGTTGCCGTATTTAAGTCTGGTACGGTTAAGGATACTTCTTTCTTTGGCCTTTACGAGGCATTGAGCAACACGTCAATGCTGAGCAACCCGATTCTGATCTCAGTAGCCAAGTCCGGTCTGCTGTCAACGCTGTTCGCGGTTGCGCTGCTGGCTTCTGGTCAAAACTCTACGATTACCGGTACCTTGACTGGTCAAGTTATCATGGAAGGCTTTGTGCACATGAAGATGCCATTGTGGGCTCGGCGGCTGGTTACGCGTTTGATCTCAGTCGTTCCCGTGCTGCTGTGTGTGGCCTTCACTGCTAAGGACAATGCCGTTCAACAACACGCAGCCCTAAACATGCTGATGGAAAACTCCCAGGTCTTCTTGGCCTTCGCTTTGCCATTCTCAATGCTGCCGCTGCTTTTGATGACTGACAGCAAAGACGAGATGGGCGAGTTTAAAAATACCGGCTGGGTCAAGGTCTGTGGTTGGCTGTCAGTTATTTCGCTGACGTTCTTAAACCTCTACAACCTGCCTCATACCTTTGAAGGCTTTGGCATCTGGCAAAAGAGCACGTCTGATCTGCTGGCCTGGATCGTAATCATCGTTATCGTTCTGCTATTAGCCTGGACAATCTACGACATGTACAAGGGCAATCAGCGCTTGGTCGCAGAAGGCATCCATCATCCTTGGGAACATAAGGACGGTCAAAAACCTGCCAGTCAAGACTAATCAAACAAATATTTTAATTTATCAATAAAAAACCGTTTGAACGCCCTGGTTCGAGCGGTTTTTGATATTTTTGGTGTATAATAGCCTGTGTTTAGGCATCAGCCGCGTTATGCTGACTGCGCGGCCAAAATAATTTTGAGGTGAATATTTTGGACAACCACGATAATAAAGAAAAGCGGCGCCCAACCCGAGTTGAACTATACGATCAACCAAACAAGCGCCCAGAAAAAAAGACGCATTTCTTCTTTGATAAAAAAACTGACCGCACGGCTAAAAAAGAAGCTGCGCCAACGTTTAAGCTTGATAAGCAAGCCAAGCGCTCATCACAGAGCAATGCCGATCTGAATATCAAAGCTCAGCCAACCACTAATGGTACGCGCTCCAGCATGAACGCTCAGCCAATTAGCAATGACACACGTTCCAGCCGCAGTCAGGAGCGACTGAGTGCTCGCAATGGTCAGGCAAGTACCGCTAAAATAACTGGCTTAGGTGCTAAATCAGGCAAAAGCAAGCTGCCAAAAAACAAAAAGCCCAGCCATCGCCCATTTAAAATTGCCTTAGGAATCCTTTTGGCAGTCTTGGTCGTCATGGTCATCGTCTTTGCCGTCAAGCAGCAGGACCCCGTGACCGATAATTCCAGTGATACGACCGTCTCAACGTCTTCTAAGAAAAAATCCAGCAGCTCAAAGAAGTCCAGCAGTCACAAAAAGAAGCATTCTTCTTCCAGCTCATCTTATGAAGCCAACTACGACACCAATGATCAGGATTCCTATTACGTGCCAAACACTACGACGAATTCATCATCTGCCCCGGCGGCCAGCTCATCCAGCCAGACGACTGCCAACAACAATAATCAGACGGCTGGCAATGGCAACAGCAGCTATCAAGGCGGCAACTCTGGCAACGCCGGCAATACTGGCAGCAGCAGTTCAACTACTGCCAACAACAATAATTCTTCAGAATCTGTCAGCGGTAATACCGGTGGCCCGACTCAATCCCAAGCTGCACAATAGCCAGGATTTATAAAACGGTCTTGACACGCTCTTGTCAGGTGCATATAATTCAAACTAATGACAAAGGACATGCCTGATGCGGCTGGTTATCCAGGGAGTCGGTACCTTGGCTGGAAGTACCGTTGACCAAGCACATCAGCGTACC
This region includes:
- a CDS encoding LysM peptidoglycan-binding domain-containing protein; translation: MKNPIIDETHQHYKMYKSGRQWVFASIAALTMLTAAGSVAHADQTDQTTHQITVSGSTNGSDASQDSASQTSAAASSASQASAASTTSAQATSESSASAASAVASTAIQASSAAESATAAASSVSAASSSNAAQSAAATQTSDAASSSSQAAAATTTLAAANTDTASNQVDLSSLYFSSNAKSQNFIESVAQGAINGWTKYGVLPSVTVAQAILESGWGQSALSTQAHNLFGIKGSYNGQYVTMQTREVYNGQSYYIYDNFRKYANNSESVEDHGNFLYSNSRYANLLGDQSYASVARKLQADGYATDPSYASSLIKLVEMYNLTQLDNIAFSGKQPVINNKNDYNYSNSGNADSSNGYYTVQSGDTLSGIALKFSTTSSTLAQLNSISNPNLIYVGQRLLVNQSSSSNSSSSSQSSSATTNTEASAASYTVKSGDTLSTIASQYNTTVNQIVSLNQLSNPNLIYVGQVLKLKNSQTTNSSSSSSSTAATTAGTYTVKAGDTLSAIASRYSTSSSTLASLNSLSNPNLIYVGQVLKVSSNASTNSSTSSSANSTVTTAASYTVKAGDTLSAIAAKYGTTYQALASANSISNPNDIYVGQVIKVSATATATSSQTASSASSNGSYTVKSGDTLYGIALANGLNWQTLAKQNGISDPNVIFVGQKLSL
- a CDS encoding helix-turn-helix transcriptional regulator; the encoded protein is MEIEDLDEISRLFKLLGHPKRLQLLYLLIQHSMSVSEISKALNWEQSAVSHQLQLLRKYGLVKQIRHGKTIIYHLQDPKVMTLIADVVSHAEKIVKSS
- a CDS encoding arginine repressor, with product MDRKERRQLIQELVTQQRINTQHDLLAMLAEHGIDATQATISRDIHALNIVKVSDQHGHTYYSILHTHADEYQRLFDGISHNVEKVTNVQFINVIQTTLNSNYATVLAGLFDNAQLPEVVGTLAGNDTLLTISKNNEDAQAINRLIKEHMTED
- a CDS encoding ATP-binding cassette domain-containing protein, producing MAYLELHDIHKSYFLGKEEFPVLKGINLEFERGEFVSILGESGGGKSTLMNIIGGLDREFDGEVIVDGQKLDHRQEKQMDNYRRATIGYIYQAYNLIAHLTVLENVLISLDMTDLTAEDRKKRAVSLLEKVGLKDQLRKYPHQLSGGQKQRVAIARALASDPQVIIADEPTGALDRQNTQEVLELLDSIAKDGKLVIAVTHSQDVANHGTRIVHLADGVIDGDQRLRPAYDLPQEPTQLNSRPLPALASFKTAFKHFKYNFWRNSLIMLGTAIGLFAVLLFSGLGNGVNGYIENQINSLANPQVITVLRNTNGKKMNQDQLQASMQNMAANPQAMFLKNQDLNRLKNIADVAKVQPGYSIAAYKINYQDKVQSGTNLNSWSKAYTTNSIKKGHIPHANQIVLNKQQAIQLAGAKHYQRLLNQTVTITFNWVNADGQPTQSTRNVKVVGFTSGVSATTAMSYQTIKSMLNESGASTQPNYAAVSVKSLDQVDKTAAKINNLRDAKTNKRILGAITVGSMLKTVNTYVQLATIVLAAIAGISLLVSALMIIVTMYMSVSERTKEIGVLRALGERKVDIRRLFTAESLFIGFFAAILALVLAYGAQLILNHELYHLIKYDIVQISLGNVLFALVSALLIAFLAALLPARRAARLNPIKALAAD
- a CDS encoding ABC transporter ATP-binding protein is translated as MTAIELKNINKDYGTGISKVQVLSDVSFKAHSGELSLVLGPSGSGKSTFLTIAGGLQRPTSGQVLIDGQDISRFSEKQRDEIRLNQIGFVLQSYNLLSYLSVADQFALVDRVHKGNLSPDRLEKLLQELGIDQLVNKFPDELSGGQNQRVAIARALYTDPAIILADEPTAALDSERVKVVGRLMKEMAKQYDKAVVVVTHDLRLKDFADRIYQIMDGKMTEQPLNA
- a CDS encoding FtsX-like permease family protein, translating into MFLAVKEIRHEKLRYGLIIGMIVLIGYLMFMLMGMMLGLANENTAAIDSWDAKSVVLNKNANISLSQSLIAKQELPELNDHQALVGQTPAVIERAKGATDKQTIQFVGLDSSQFIYQRKMKLSSGHKPHGKNQVVLDEGLKSKGYRLGDQITLNGSAQKYRVVGFAKDAKLNIASIVYGSLTTWQTLKGTGDQFAASGIFSDQKQTVKNKNLKQYSIHTFIDKLPGYAAQNMTFEFMIAFLMVISLIVITVFLYILTMQKIPNYAVLRAQGIPAAYLIGATIGQAVILMVSGTLGALLLMIVSKAAMPSSVPMLINWPLTGILSLALVVLGVAGSLLPVRMISRIDPLDAMR
- a CDS encoding TetR/AcrR family transcriptional regulator, whose translation is MPTSTFENLNHEKQKKIEQALLHEFSEHSLATAQVARIVKEAEIARGAFYKYFADLKDAYQYLYAKAMRDIHQNVATAPHQLMSAQDYFEQTREFVQKVHGSRYYDLIKLHLRCNEGMLPLRPVSRIPALQWTIMTINHEAIKECLNFPAEQAMILQRLLQALQRLLENEGD
- a CDS encoding zinc-dependent alcohol dehydrogenase family protein, encoding MKALVLQGIKDLAVQEYDVPEIKPDEVLIHTAYAGICGTDKALYAGLPGSASAVPPIVLGHENSGVVAKVGDAVTNVKVGDRVTVDPNIYCGQCKYCRTSRPELCEHLDAVGVTRDGGFEEYFTAPAKVVYQVPDNVSLKAAAVVEPISCAMHGVDLLTTHPYQKALVLGDGFEGQLFAQILKARGIHEVTLAGRSDEKLANNREHFGVKTINTTKEEIPADAFDIVVEAVGLPQTQEQCLAAAAKGAQVLMFGVGNPDAKFSVNTYDVFKKQLTIQGAFINPYTFEDSIALLASGKVDPLPLFSHELAFNEVEDFVSGKLGKVSKAVVKVGGEEA
- a CDS encoding Nramp family divalent metal transporter; this encodes MQSLIKKGGFTVDNNTNDQRRKHKLIEYANGKSLEEINGTVEVPKGKGFWKTLLAYSGPGALVAVGYMDPGNWSTSITGGQAFGYTLMTTILISSLIAMLLQYMAAKLGIVSEMDLAQAIRARTGKALGIVLWIMTELAIMATDIAEVIGAAIALNLLFHISLTVAVFITVLDVLVLLLLTKIGFRKIEAIVVCLILVILFVFVYEVALSDPNWGAAFAGLLPSSQAVATSPERLGITPLSGSLGIIGATVMPHNLYLHSAISQTRKIDHTNAEDIKQTIRFTAWDSNIQLSAAFLVNCLLLIMGVAVFKSGTVKDTSFFGLYEALSNTSMLSNPILISVAKSGLLSTLFAVALLASGQNSTITGTLTGQVIMEGFVHMKMPLWARRLVTRLISVVPVLLCVAFTAKDNAVQQHAALNMLMENSQVFLAFALPFSMLPLLLMTDSKDEMGEFKNTGWVKVCGWLSVISLTFLNLYNLPHTFEGFGIWQKSTSDLLAWIVIIVIVLLLAWTIYDMYKGNQRLVAEGIHHPWEHKDGQKPASQD